From the genome of Deltaproteobacteria bacterium, one region includes:
- a CDS encoding cation diffusion facilitator family transporter, producing MSASGHAHAHGPPEPGGTARDADRRALRLALAITVAFLAVEGVGGWLAGSLALLADAAHMATDAFGLALALLAARLAARRPTFEKTFGHRRAEVLAALANGVLLGVVAVQVAIEAVRRIDAPPAVEGRLMLGVALAGLAANVASAAVLARTGSGSLNVRAALWHVVGDLLGSLGALAAAGAILAFGWAWTDPAVAIAIALLILVSSWRLVRESLDVLMEGTPAHVDVDALLRAIRAVPGVVDVHDLHVWTLTSGYHALSAHVDVSPDADPHGTLHILADLAEKRFAVAHTTFQLEHAERLLQIEGVDGTGA from the coding sequence GTGAGCGCGAGCGGCCACGCGCATGCGCATGGCCCCCCGGAGCCCGGCGGCACCGCCCGCGACGCCGACCGCCGCGCGCTGCGCCTCGCGCTCGCGATCACGGTGGCGTTCCTGGCCGTCGAGGGGGTGGGTGGCTGGCTGGCGGGCAGCCTCGCGCTGCTGGCCGACGCCGCCCACATGGCGACCGACGCCTTCGGCCTGGCTCTCGCGCTGCTCGCGGCGCGCCTGGCGGCGCGCCGCCCGACCTTCGAGAAGACCTTCGGCCATCGGCGGGCGGAGGTGCTGGCCGCGCTCGCCAACGGCGTCCTGCTCGGGGTGGTCGCCGTGCAGGTGGCGATCGAGGCGGTGCGCCGGATCGACGCGCCGCCCGCGGTCGAGGGCCGGCTGATGCTCGGGGTTGCCCTCGCCGGCCTGGCGGCGAACGTGGCGTCGGCCGCCGTCCTGGCCCGCACCGGCAGCGGCAGCCTGAACGTGCGCGCGGCGCTCTGGCACGTCGTCGGTGACCTGCTCGGCTCGCTCGGCGCGCTGGCCGCGGCCGGCGCCATCCTCGCCTTCGGCTGGGCCTGGACGGACCCGGCCGTCGCGATCGCGATCGCGCTCCTGATCCTGGTCTCGTCCTGGCGGCTCGTGCGCGAGTCGCTCGACGTCCTGATGGAGGGGACGCCCGCGCACGTCGACGTGGACGCGCTGCTGCGGGCGATCCGCGCGGTGCCCGGCGTCGTCGACGTGCACGACCTGCACGTCTGGACGCTCACCTCCGGCTACCACGCGCTCTCGGCCCACGTCGACGTCTCGCCCGACGCGGACCCCCACGGCACGCTGCACATCCTCGCCGACCTCGCAGAAAAGCGCTTCGCGGTGGCGCACACCACCTTCCAGCTCGAGCACGCCGAGCGCCTGCTCCAGATCGAGGGCGTCGACGGGACGGGGGCGTGA
- a CDS encoding CoA transferase, with product MRAAPFADLRVVELAQVLAGPYGGRLLAELGADVVKVEAPAGDLARRIAPPRDRGQSGLYTWANLGKRNVCLDLTRPEGRAVALDLVRASHAVIENFRPGVADRLGVGWRDVHEANPRAVMVSVSGYGGDSSLREHGAFAPTMHAATGLIEYQRRKGGPGAALVNLPDARADLTTALHATIGLLAALRTAERTGVGQHLDLAMFDAVLATYPETPFELLDPPEVREEPPPYDAGPNGHVVVAGPPQHVWAVVARAFGLADPAPPEADVPAKARLRHAAIERWMAAQPGREALLERLASARIPAAPVVSLREALTGAFAEERGLLVAVDDRRGGTRPVVRLPYRFSETAAGARRPAPRRGEHNAEVLREVLGYDAARIGALEEAGVLQAE from the coding sequence GTGCGAGCCGCCCCCTTCGCCGACCTGCGCGTGGTCGAGCTCGCCCAGGTGCTCGCGGGGCCCTACGGCGGCCGCCTGCTCGCCGAGCTCGGCGCCGACGTCGTGAAGGTGGAGGCGCCGGCCGGCGACCTGGCGCGGCGCATCGCGCCCCCGCGCGATCGCGGCCAGTCGGGCCTCTACACCTGGGCGAACCTCGGCAAGCGCAACGTGTGCCTCGACCTGACCCGCCCGGAGGGCCGCGCGGTCGCCCTCGACCTCGTGCGCGCGAGCCACGCGGTGATCGAGAACTTCCGCCCCGGGGTCGCCGACCGCCTCGGGGTCGGCTGGCGCGACGTGCACGAGGCCAACCCGCGCGCCGTGATGGTGTCGGTGTCGGGCTACGGCGGCGACTCCTCGCTGCGCGAGCACGGCGCCTTCGCGCCGACCATGCACGCCGCGACCGGTCTGATCGAGTACCAGCGCCGCAAGGGAGGCCCCGGCGCTGCCCTCGTGAACCTGCCCGATGCGCGGGCCGACCTCACGACCGCGCTCCACGCGACGATCGGCCTGCTCGCGGCGCTGCGCACGGCCGAGCGGACCGGCGTCGGCCAGCACCTCGACCTCGCCATGTTCGACGCCGTCCTCGCGACCTACCCGGAGACGCCCTTCGAGCTGCTCGACCCGCCCGAGGTGCGCGAGGAGCCGCCGCCCTACGACGCCGGCCCGAACGGCCACGTCGTCGTGGCCGGCCCGCCCCAGCACGTGTGGGCGGTGGTCGCGCGCGCCTTCGGCCTCGCCGATCCCGCGCCGCCGGAGGCCGACGTGCCCGCCAAGGCGCGCCTGCGCCACGCCGCGATCGAGCGCTGGATGGCGGCCCAGCCCGGCCGCGAGGCGCTGCTCGAACGGCTGGCCTCGGCGCGGATCCCCGCGGCGCCGGTCGTCTCGCTGCGGGAGGCGCTCACGGGCGCCTTCGCCGAAGAACGCGGGCTCCTCGTCGCGGTCGACGACCGGCGCGGCGGCACCCGGCCCGTGGTGCGGCTCCCCTACCGCTTCTCGGAGACGGCCGCCGGCGCCCGGCGGCCGGCGCCGCGGCGCGGCGAGCACAACGCCGAGGTGCTGCGCGAGGTCCTCGGCTACGACGCGGCGCGGATCGGGGCGCTCGAGGAGGCAGGCGTCCTCCAGGCGGAGTAG
- a CDS encoding ATP-dependent Clp protease proteolytic subunit: MRDKDSEPGSISFAPIHPRISERLLEARTILIHGEISSKLAQAVTAQLLAMAADSDADITMFVHSEGGHVEAGDTIHDMIRFVKPRVRMIGTGWVASAGVHIYLAVPKADRYALPNTRFMIHQPMGGGHGRASDIRIEAEELLRTRARIDKTIAEATGQPLEKVAQDTDRNFWMGPEEAQAYGIVGKVIRSAAEL; this comes from the coding sequence ATGCGCGACAAGGACTCCGAGCCCGGCTCGATCTCGTTCGCCCCGATCCACCCCCGGATCAGCGAGCGCCTGCTCGAGGCCCGCACGATCCTGATCCACGGCGAGATCTCCTCGAAGCTCGCGCAGGCCGTCACGGCGCAACTGCTCGCGATGGCCGCGGACTCGGACGCCGACATCACGATGTTCGTGCACTCCGAGGGCGGCCACGTCGAGGCCGGCGACACGATCCACGACATGATCCGCTTCGTGAAGCCGCGCGTGCGCATGATCGGGACCGGCTGGGTGGCGAGCGCCGGCGTGCACATCTACCTCGCGGTCCCGAAGGCCGACCGCTATGCGCTCCCCAACACCCGCTTCATGATCCACCAGCCGATGGGTGGAGGACACGGTCGCGCGTCGGACATCCGGATCGAGGCCGAGGAGCTCCTGCGCACCCGCGCGCGCATCGACAAGACCATCGCCGAGGCCACCGGCCAGCCGCTCGAGAAGGTCGCGCAGGACACCGACCGGAACTTCTGGATGGGCCCCGAGGAGGCGCAGGCCTACGGGATCGTCGGCAAGGTGATCCGGAGCGCCGCAGAGCTCTGA
- a CDS encoding glutathione S-transferase family protein produces MTPSPSSGWRIFGIELSPYSVKVRSYFRYKRIPHEWVVRHLGNMAEFQKHAKLPLVPLVLAPDGGALQDSTPIVEALEARFPEPSIHPPGAASAFLSALLEEYGDEWGNKWMFHYRWWYEPDQKSAARRIAAANLPGAPEAEVAKMAVAIERRMVPRLSFVGSNEATRPLIEASFERVVALLEAHLAARPYLFGGRPAFADFGVWPQLYELSTDPTPGALLRARAPRVLAWVERMLDPAGGGPFEPWEALAPTLEPLLREEVAGRFLPWSTANARALEAGEPEFTVDLGGRPFTQQTQKYHARSLRVLRERYRAVPDRSALDPILARTGCLAGLA; encoded by the coding sequence GTGACTCCTTCCCCGAGCTCCGGCTGGCGCATCTTCGGGATCGAGCTGTCCCCCTACTCGGTCAAGGTCCGCTCCTACTTCCGCTACAAGCGGATCCCCCACGAGTGGGTGGTGCGGCACCTCGGCAACATGGCCGAGTTCCAGAAGCACGCGAAGCTGCCCCTGGTGCCGCTGGTGCTGGCGCCCGACGGCGGCGCGCTCCAGGACTCGACGCCGATCGTGGAGGCGCTCGAGGCGCGCTTCCCCGAGCCCTCGATCCACCCGCCGGGCGCCGCGAGCGCGTTCCTCTCGGCGCTCCTCGAGGAGTACGGCGACGAGTGGGGCAACAAGTGGATGTTCCACTATCGCTGGTGGTACGAGCCCGACCAGAAGTCCGCCGCCCGGCGGATCGCCGCGGCCAACCTGCCCGGGGCGCCCGAGGCGGAGGTCGCGAAGATGGCGGTCGCGATCGAGCGGCGGATGGTTCCGCGCCTGTCGTTCGTCGGCTCGAACGAGGCGACGCGCCCGCTCATCGAGGCGTCCTTCGAACGCGTGGTGGCGCTGCTCGAGGCGCACCTGGCGGCGCGGCCCTACCTCTTCGGGGGCCGGCCCGCCTTCGCCGACTTCGGGGTCTGGCCGCAGCTCTACGAGCTCTCGACCGACCCCACGCCGGGAGCGCTCCTGCGCGCGCGCGCCCCGCGCGTGCTCGCCTGGGTCGAGCGCATGCTGGACCCTGCGGGCGGGGGCCCCTTCGAGCCCTGGGAAGCGCTCGCGCCGACCCTCGAGCCGCTCCTGCGCGAGGAGGTGGCGGGGCGCTTCCTGCCCTGGTCCACGGCCAACGCGCGGGCGCTCGAGGCTGGAGAGCCGGAGTTCACGGTAGACCTGGGCGGGCGCCCGTTTACGCAGCAGACCCAGAAGTATCACGCGAGGTCGTTGCGGGTCCTCCGGGAGCGCTACCGGGCGGTGCCCGACCGCAGCGCCCTCGACCCGATCCTGGCGCGCACGGGGTGTCTGGCCGGGCTTGCCTGA
- a CDS encoding DsbA family protein: protein MVVYSDFLCPWCWNAATRLAAVEAELAGALALDWRSYLLRPRPRPRSAAALEAFRTYTQGWRRVAEDEPRAPFQPWQGDAGPPTHSLPAQLAAKAAAALGPEPGRRMRERLFRAYFAESRDISDEAVLAALWRELGLDEGAFAAIADPALTGRVLADHEEAQALGATGVPAVRLAGQDFVLVGAQPEAVYRRWFRKALAAA from the coding sequence GTGGTCGTCTACTCGGACTTCCTGTGCCCCTGGTGCTGGAACGCGGCGACCCGGCTCGCCGCCGTCGAGGCCGAGCTCGCGGGCGCGCTCGCGCTCGACTGGCGGAGCTACCTGCTGCGGCCCCGGCCGCGGCCGCGCAGCGCCGCGGCGCTCGAGGCCTTCCGCACCTACACGCAGGGGTGGCGGCGGGTGGCCGAGGACGAGCCGCGCGCGCCCTTCCAGCCCTGGCAGGGCGACGCCGGGCCGCCCACCCACAGCCTGCCCGCGCAGCTCGCCGCCAAGGCGGCGGCCGCGCTCGGCCCGGAGCCGGGGCGGCGCATGCGCGAGCGGCTCTTCCGCGCCTACTTCGCCGAGAGCCGCGACATCAGCGACGAGGCCGTCCTGGCCGCGCTCTGGCGCGAGCTCGGGCTCGACGAGGGTGCGTTCGCGGCGATCGCGGACCCGGCGCTCACCGGGCGCGTCCTCGCCGACCACGAGGAGGCGCAGGCGCTCGGGGCCACCGGCGTCCCCGCCGTCCGGCTCGCCGGCCAGGACTTCGTGCTGGTCGGCGCGCAGCCCGAGGCGGTGTACCGGCGCTGGTTCCGCAAGGCCCTGGCCGCGGCCTGA
- a CDS encoding crotonase/enoyl-CoA hydratase family protein, giving the protein MTTVRYETDGALAVVTIDRPGVRNAVDRATAAALADAFRRFEADSDLLAAVLTGAGGAFCAGADLKAAAAGRGNRVAEDGDGPMGPTRMLLSKPVVAAIEGPAVAGGLELALWCDLRVAARNAVLGVYCRRFGVPLVDGGTVRLPRIAGLGHALDLILTGRGVSGEEALRMGLVSRLVEPGGALAGARELAAQLTRFPQHCLRSDRLSAYQQAGLDLPGALANETRLGLQVIASGETLAGAGRFAGGAGRHGRFE; this is encoded by the coding sequence ATGACCACCGTGCGCTACGAGACCGATGGCGCGCTCGCCGTCGTCACGATCGACCGGCCCGGGGTGCGCAACGCCGTCGACCGCGCGACCGCGGCCGCCCTGGCCGACGCCTTCCGGCGTTTCGAGGCCGACAGCGACCTGTTGGCCGCGGTGCTGACCGGCGCCGGCGGAGCCTTCTGCGCGGGCGCCGACCTGAAGGCGGCCGCCGCAGGCCGCGGCAACCGCGTCGCCGAGGACGGCGACGGCCCGATGGGCCCGACCCGCATGCTCCTCTCGAAGCCGGTCGTCGCGGCGATCGAGGGCCCGGCGGTGGCGGGCGGTCTCGAGCTCGCGCTCTGGTGCGACCTGCGGGTGGCCGCGCGCAATGCCGTCCTCGGCGTCTACTGCCGCCGCTTCGGGGTGCCGCTCGTCGACGGCGGCACCGTGCGGCTCCCGCGCATCGCCGGGCTCGGCCACGCGCTCGACCTGATCCTCACCGGGCGCGGCGTCTCGGGCGAGGAGGCGCTGCGCATGGGGCTCGTGAGCCGGCTCGTCGAGCCGGGCGGCGCGCTCGCGGGAGCCCGCGAGCTGGCGGCGCAGCTCACCCGCTTCCCCCAGCACTGCCTGCGCAGCGACCGCCTCTCCGCCTACCAGCAGGCGGGCCTCGACCTGCCGGGCGCGCTGGCCAACGAGACCCGGCTCGGCCTCCAGGTGATCGCCTCGGGCGAGACGCTCGCGGGCGCCGGCCGCTTCGCCGGCGGCGCGGGCCGCCACGGGCGCTTCGAGTGA
- a CDS encoding CoA transferase, with the protein MKAPLEGIRVVEIAHYVAVPAAGALLADLGADVVKIELPPAGEIYRRGRPKYSGYASDFPEGPGFHLDNRGKRSLVLDLVDPEARGALLRVIDGADVVTTNLLPARRRKYGLDHESLLARKPSLIVAGLNGYGGGGEEADRPAFDYAAYWARTGMMDLMRDEGVPPSMLRPGVGDHAAASNLVIAILAALRLRDASGQGRYVEVSLLQTGLYILGCDTAMALVTREPVPRHDRRRAANPLWNSYPVAGGRWIMLVMIDPTFYFPRLAAAVGRPEWLDDPRYAEPFTRAQNAPALIAELEAELARHTLEEWRPRLDAAGVIWAPVKRLEEVLDDPQARAMGYFRSLEHGTHGPFETLAPPFSIAGVPLGAARPCSAADADAREVLREAGLDESEIAKLLAGR; encoded by the coding sequence ATGAAGGCGCCGCTCGAGGGGATCCGCGTCGTCGAGATCGCCCACTACGTCGCCGTGCCGGCCGCGGGCGCGCTGCTCGCGGATCTCGGCGCCGACGTCGTCAAGATCGAGCTGCCGCCGGCCGGCGAGATCTACCGGCGCGGGCGCCCGAAGTACAGCGGCTACGCGAGCGACTTCCCCGAAGGCCCCGGCTTCCATCTCGACAACCGCGGCAAGCGCTCGCTCGTGCTCGACCTGGTCGATCCCGAGGCGCGCGGGGCGCTCCTGCGGGTGATCGACGGCGCCGACGTCGTCACCACCAACCTGCTTCCGGCGCGGCGCCGGAAGTACGGTCTCGACCACGAGTCGCTGCTGGCCCGCAAGCCGAGCCTGATCGTGGCGGGGCTCAACGGTTACGGCGGCGGCGGCGAGGAGGCCGATCGGCCCGCCTTCGACTACGCCGCCTACTGGGCGCGCACCGGCATGATGGACCTGATGCGCGACGAGGGGGTACCGCCCTCGATGCTGCGGCCCGGGGTCGGCGACCACGCGGCGGCCTCGAACCTCGTGATCGCGATCCTGGCCGCGCTGCGCCTGCGCGACGCGAGCGGGCAGGGCCGCTACGTCGAGGTGTCGCTGCTCCAGACGGGGCTCTACATCCTCGGCTGCGACACCGCGATGGCGCTCGTGACCCGCGAGCCGGTCCCGCGCCACGACCGCAGGCGCGCCGCGAACCCGCTCTGGAACAGCTACCCGGTCGCAGGCGGGCGCTGGATCATGCTGGTGATGATCGACCCGACCTTCTACTTCCCGCGCCTCGCCGCCGCGGTGGGGCGCCCCGAGTGGCTCGACGACCCGCGCTATGCCGAGCCCTTCACGCGCGCGCAGAACGCGCCCGCGCTGATCGCGGAGCTCGAGGCCGAGCTCGCCCGGCACACGCTCGAGGAGTGGCGGCCCCGGCTCGACGCGGCGGGGGTGATCTGGGCACCCGTGAAGCGCCTGGAGGAGGTCCTCGACGACCCCCAGGCACGCGCGATGGGCTACTTCCGCTCGCTCGAACACGGGACGCACGGCCCCTTCGAGACCCTGGCGCCGCCCTTCTCGATCGCGGGCGTCCCGCTCGGCGCCGCCCGCCCGTGCTCGGCGGCGGACGCCGACGCCCGGGAGGTCCTGCGCGAGGCGGGCCTCGACGAGAGCGAGATCGCGAAGCTGCTCGCGGGCCGCTGA
- a CDS encoding lysophospholipid acyltransferase family protein has product MARRAAALVPVGRPRDPGGGLARRLLPPPLRALQDEVEARFAELPATLNEYGVDPFGFEPRYAASLLLPAALLYRYWLRVATQGIERVPAGRVLLIANHAGNTFAYDGAMLAMAMLLDARPPRAVRGMAEYYLPTIPFFSTFMHRMGSVVGTPGNCAQLLERDEAIMVFPEGERGFVKTYAHRYQLQRFGTGFVRLALGTGTPIVPVGIVGAEEQSPGLVRSRWLGRLIGAPVAPITLTFPWLGLASMLPLPVKFRIHFGTPIHFEGDASEEDAEVERKVEVVKDAIRGLVAEGLEARRGWFR; this is encoded by the coding sequence ATGGCGCGGCGCGCCGCGGCGCTGGTGCCCGTCGGGCGGCCGCGCGACCCGGGCGGGGGCCTCGCGCGGCGGCTGCTGCCGCCGCCGCTGCGCGCGCTCCAGGACGAGGTCGAGGCGCGCTTCGCCGAGCTGCCGGCCACGCTCAACGAGTACGGGGTGGACCCCTTCGGCTTCGAGCCGCGCTACGCGGCATCGCTCCTGCTCCCCGCCGCGCTCCTCTATCGCTACTGGCTCCGCGTCGCGACGCAGGGCATCGAGCGCGTCCCCGCCGGCCGCGTCCTGCTGATCGCGAACCACGCCGGCAACACCTTCGCCTACGACGGCGCCATGCTCGCGATGGCCATGCTGCTCGACGCGCGCCCCCCGCGCGCCGTCCGCGGAATGGCCGAGTACTACCTCCCGACGATCCCGTTCTTCTCGACCTTCATGCACCGGATGGGCTCGGTCGTGGGGACGCCCGGGAACTGCGCGCAGCTCCTCGAGCGCGACGAGGCGATCATGGTCTTCCCGGAAGGCGAGCGCGGCTTCGTGAAGACCTATGCCCACCGCTACCAGCTCCAGCGCTTCGGCACCGGCTTCGTGCGCCTCGCGCTCGGGACGGGGACCCCGATCGTCCCGGTCGGGATCGTCGGTGCGGAGGAGCAGTCGCCGGGGCTCGTGCGCTCGCGCTGGCTGGGCCGCCTGATCGGCGCCCCGGTGGCGCCGATCACGCTGACCTTCCCGTGGCTCGGGCTCGCGAGCATGCTGCCGCTCCCGGTCAAGTTCCGGATCCACTTCGGCACGCCGATCCACTTCGAGGGCGACGCGAGCGAGGAGGACGCCGAGGTCGAGCGCAAGGTCGAGGTCGTGAAGGACGCGATCCGCGGCCTGGTTGCGGAAGGGCTGGAGGCGCGGCGGGGCTGGTTCCGGTGA
- a CDS encoding GNAT family N-acetyltransferase produces the protein MPPDPSIRNGTPEDDGDVARLVYGHPSPEASGLAGGAERATQLGLALFRAGIGRTPDDEIYLATLGGRPVGVLLGRGGESRSPISLRAGAALFRSALRLYAPWEIPGLLRRLHLRSRLDFPIPPGSFHVVELHVDPRHRGRSIGTALLRHAERRAGELGYHRLDLTTATANPARRLYERLGFEPLGERTVRGYERITGSRGRVFLGKALGGDGSRAPG, from the coding sequence GTGCCCCCCGATCCCAGCATCCGCAACGGGACGCCGGAGGACGACGGAGACGTCGCGCGCCTCGTCTACGGGCACCCGTCGCCGGAGGCGAGCGGCCTCGCCGGCGGAGCCGAGCGGGCGACCCAGCTCGGCCTCGCGCTGTTCCGGGCCGGGATCGGTCGGACGCCCGACGACGAGATCTACCTGGCGACGCTCGGCGGCCGGCCGGTCGGGGTGCTGCTCGGGCGCGGCGGCGAAAGCCGCTCCCCGATCTCGTTGCGCGCCGGCGCCGCCCTCTTCCGCAGCGCTCTCCGTCTCTACGCGCCCTGGGAGATCCCCGGGCTGCTGCGCCGGCTCCACCTCCGCTCCCGCCTCGACTTCCCGATCCCGCCCGGCTCCTTCCACGTGGTCGAGCTGCACGTCGACCCGCGACACCGCGGGCGGTCGATCGGCACCGCTCTCCTGCGGCACGCCGAGCGGCGCGCCGGGGAGCTCGGCTACCACCGCCTCGACCTCACCACGGCCACGGCGAACCCGGCCCGCCGGCTCTACGAGCGGCTCGGATTCGAGCCGCTCGGCGAACGCACGGTCCGGGGCTACGAGCGCATCACCGGCTCCCGCGGGCGGGTGTTCCTCGGGAAGGCGCTCGGGGGCGACGGCTCCCGAGCCCCGGGCTGA
- a CDS encoding ATP-grasp domain-containing protein, translating into MKRLRVLVLTHEDLVPPDSLRGLSEKDAQAVQKEFDVAQGLRELGHEVQIVGVSHDLSPIRQHVEGFQPHVVFHLLMEFQDIAVYQAHVASYLELLRVPYAGCNPRGLLLARDKALSKKILRYHRIPSPSFQVFRLGRPVRVPKDVDFPRIVKSVDEEASLGIAQASIVRDEEKLRERVDFVHRRLGCDAICEQYIPGRELTVSVIGNERLQTFPVWELFFDKLPAGSHPIATQRAKWDPDYQLRAGIGTGPAENLPEGLAERIARLAKRSYRALHLSGYARMDLRLAEDGRAFVIEANPNPDLRRAEDFAASAAASGLAYPQLLQRILNLGLRHRSPWKALEEGA; encoded by the coding sequence ATGAAGCGGCTGCGCGTGCTCGTCCTGACCCACGAGGACCTGGTCCCGCCGGACTCGCTGCGCGGTCTCTCGGAGAAGGACGCGCAGGCCGTGCAGAAGGAGTTCGACGTCGCCCAGGGCCTGCGCGAGCTCGGCCACGAGGTGCAGATCGTGGGCGTCTCGCACGACCTCTCGCCGATCCGCCAGCACGTGGAGGGCTTCCAGCCGCACGTCGTCTTCCACCTGCTGATGGAGTTCCAGGACATCGCGGTGTACCAGGCGCACGTGGCGAGCTACCTCGAGCTGCTGCGGGTGCCCTACGCGGGCTGCAACCCGCGCGGCCTCCTGCTCGCGCGCGACAAGGCGCTCTCGAAGAAGATCCTGCGCTATCACCGGATCCCCTCGCCGAGCTTCCAGGTGTTCCGGCTGGGCCGGCCGGTCCGGGTGCCGAAGGACGTCGACTTCCCGCGGATCGTGAAGTCGGTGGACGAGGAGGCGTCGCTCGGGATCGCCCAGGCCTCGATCGTGCGCGACGAGGAGAAGCTGCGCGAGCGGGTGGACTTCGTGCATCGCCGGCTCGGCTGCGATGCGATCTGCGAGCAGTACATCCCGGGCCGCGAGCTCACGGTGAGCGTGATCGGCAACGAGCGGCTCCAGACCTTCCCGGTCTGGGAGCTGTTCTTCGACAAGCTGCCGGCCGGCAGCCACCCGATCGCGACCCAGCGCGCCAAGTGGGACCCCGACTACCAGCTCCGCGCCGGGATCGGAACGGGCCCGGCCGAGAACCTGCCCGAGGGCCTGGCCGAGCGGATCGCGCGCCTCGCCAAGCGCAGCTACCGCGCGCTCCATCTCTCGGGCTACGCGCGCATGGACCTGCGCCTCGCCGAGGACGGCCGCGCCTTCGTGATCGAGGCCAACCCGAATCCGGACCTGCGCCGCGCGGAGGACTTCGCGGCCTCGGCGGCGGCGTCCGGGCTCGCCTACCCGCAGCTCCTCCAGCGCATCCTGAACCTCGGGCTGCGCCACCGCTCGCCGTGGAAGGCGCTCGAAGAGGGCGCGTAG
- a CDS encoding dienelactone hydrolase family protein produces MPKRGGREIQFTSGPASGPGGGEPERARGYLAKPASGRGPGVLVIQEWWGLVDHVRDLCDRFAREGFVALAPDLYRGESTGDPDAAGRLMLGLEIPRAARDLDGAVKALRDEPGTEGPKVGAVGFCMGGQLALFAACRNPAIGAVVDFYGIHPKVTLDLAPLQAAVLGVFAEHDAFVPPEAARKLEADLRAAGKRAVCEVYPGVGHAFFNDTRPDVYDAQAAARAWSDTLAFLRAELH; encoded by the coding sequence ATGCCGAAGCGGGGCGGGCGCGAGATCCAGTTCACCAGCGGGCCGGCGAGCGGGCCGGGCGGCGGCGAGCCGGAGCGGGCACGAGGCTATCTCGCGAAGCCGGCCTCGGGCCGCGGCCCCGGCGTGCTGGTGATCCAGGAGTGGTGGGGCCTCGTCGACCACGTGCGCGACCTCTGCGACCGCTTCGCGCGCGAGGGCTTCGTCGCGCTCGCACCCGATCTCTACCGCGGCGAATCGACGGGCGATCCCGACGCCGCCGGGCGCCTCATGCTGGGCCTCGAGATCCCGCGCGCCGCGCGCGACCTCGACGGCGCGGTGAAGGCGCTCCGCGACGAGCCCGGGACCGAGGGCCCCAAGGTGGGTGCCGTGGGCTTCTGCATGGGCGGCCAGCTCGCGCTCTTCGCGGCTTGCCGCAATCCCGCGATCGGCGCGGTCGTCGACTTCTACGGGATCCACCCGAAGGTGACGCTCGACCTGGCGCCGCTCCAGGCCGCCGTGCTCGGGGTCTTCGCCGAGCACGACGCCTTCGTGCCGCCCGAGGCGGCGCGCAAGCTCGAGGCGGACCTGCGCGCGGCCGGCAAGCGGGCGGTCTGCGAGGTGTACCCCGGCGTCGGCCATGCCTTCTTCAACGACACGCGCCCCGACGTCTACGACGCGCAGGCCGCCGCGCGCGCCTGGTCCGACACGCTGGCGTTCCTGCGCGCCGAGCTGCACTAG